The genomic interval GCTGGAATTTCCGCTCTCGGTGGGAGTCGGCGGTGCGGCGGCCGCCGTCTTGTTTGCGCCGACGCTGGCCGCGGTCGGCGCCATTGCCGCCCTGGTCAGCGACGTGGACGTGATCATCGAGCGGCGTCCCCCACCGCCGCAGGAGCTGCCTCCCGCCGAGCAAACTTCCGGGGAAAACACGGCGCAATCGCCCGGCAACTGAAAGGCAAAAGGCGCCCCGGCCAGCCGGTAACCGGGGCGCCTTTTTTCTCCCCCGCAGCGCCGCTCAGAGGCTGAAGCCGAACACCAGATAGGAGCGCTCCACGCGTGGATTCGGATTCAGGATGTACCGCACGAAAACCGGCAATCCGAACGACTCGGTGATCTGGATGGTACGCGAGGCCGAGAGGCCCAGATTGACCAGCGACACGCCGCCCGTGTTGTAGAATCCGCTCTCGCCGGCCACCACACCTACGGTCAGCCCCATCTCCACCCCGTTGACCACAAACGGAAACTGCCCTTCCAGGTAGATCGAGTTGTCCGGATCGTTATAGGCAAAAAAGCCAGCAAACAGCGTAAACGGCGCAGTTTCCGGCCCACTGATCTGGAGAAACGGCTCCAGGTAATGCGCGCCTTCCCCGTTGTCATCGAAATCAAAGAACTTGGGTCCTCCCGGCGCCGGGAAGTAATAGTCCGTTACG from Rhodothermus marinus carries:
- a CDS encoding DUF4342 domain-containing protein, with protein sequence MAEPRQHFETFKVKGGQLLDRIREIIEEGNARRVILKKDDRVLLEFPLSVGVGGAAAAVLFAPTLAAVGAIAALVSDVDVIIERRPPPPQELPPAEQTSGENTAQSPGN
- a CDS encoding TorF family putative porin: MKHLRHSLLLGTLLLATMVRAQEVQLGADVVSRYIWRGTDFGESMSVQPGLSLSVGALTVGTWASYAISAPGAGANEHDLYLSLSFGAVSIGVTDYYFPAPGGPKFFDFDDNGEGAHYLEPFLQISGPETAPFTLFAGFFAYNDPDNSIYLEGQFPFVVNGVEMGLTVGVVAGESGFYNTGGVSLVNLGLSASRTIQITESFGLPVFVRYILNPNPRVERSYLVFGFSL